In Archocentrus centrarchus isolate MPI-CPG fArcCen1 chromosome 23, fArcCen1, whole genome shotgun sequence, the sequence GACCTCGTGATGCAAGGTTTGGAGTCATCATTCTTGTAAACAAGCAGCTTTCCACTGGTGTCTCCTACAACCAGCTCGTTCAGCTGCAGCAAAGAGAGACATCTGTTACTCAACCTGTCGTTATTGTGCCAAACAATCATTTGAATGCAGGttctgaaaaggaaaagatcaattcaatttttcctcttcttgattAAGCTGAAATTTTCACTGGCTCCCTGATAAacccagaattgaatttaaaattcttctcacatgcaaggtcttgaataatcaggtctcATCTTATGTTAAAGAACCACATAGTACCATATTACTCCAGTAGAGCACTGCACTTTCtgcctgctggcttacttgtggttcttaggatacttaagagtagaatgggaggcagagccttgagctttcaggcccctcttctgaggaaccagctcccagtttggatttggacACCCTCAGACACcctttctatttttaagattaggctgaaAACTTTCCGTTTTGATAAAGGAAGTGACccaggctgtttcttcttcgctcacctcttttcacactctatgtgtttataccccactctgcatttaatcagttattactgatctctggctctcttccacagcttgtcttttgtcctgtctacCTCCACTCGCccccaaccggttgcggcagacggttgcccctccctgagcctggttctggtttcttcctgttaaaaggggactgttgggttttctctgcaattattgtagggtctttaccttacaatataaagcaccttgaggcgactattgttttgatttggcgctatataaacaaaatggaaTTTAATTGGATAATGAAAccactgccaatcagatgctttccaggtggtattgcatggtggatcaaaatcttatGGTACTTgcctgtgttcataattccatcaattctgacaagctctccaacaccactggatgAAATACAGCTCCAAAACATAACACAGCCTccgctgtgtttcacagatggctgtagtagacactcactgttggacctctctcctgacctcatctgtacatctcctgacctcatctgtacATATTTATGATGATTTGAACGGGAGCTCAAATATGGATTCAttactccatcagacctgttgccaccggttttcagtccagttcttgtgaaATTTTGCTTCCTATTTACCTTCttaatggcttcttgacagccaaaCTACCACTCAAACCATTTTTGATGGTCATAACGTTTAATTCTTTTCAGGTCTCTGCTCAGCACATCTCTGCCAGCtcacatattatatatacactgcGGATCACAATCAGAGCAGAGGGCAGAAAAGGTTTACAGTATTTGGTTAGTCAAACCACCAGTAAATATTTAAACCTAAAGTCTGCACTCTGTTGTAGCTGTTTTTACGCGGCTCTCAGCTCACAAATTAAGGACATTCAAGTGAGATTGTGCAACTCTGGGTGTAACTGTATAGATAAAGTAATTCAAGAGTTctgaaaagataaaataaaacagtaataatACATCAAAGTTAGCTTCGCGTCGTTACCGAGTCGTTGTCTGCGTCTCCCAGACAGATGGCGTGCGGAAACAGCGTCCCTGTAAAGTCTAAGCTGACCCGGTGAACATAGTTCAGAGAGCGCATGGCTACTGATGTCTTTCAAACGCGTCCTTTTCGCCTCACAGGCGCTAATTTACCGAAAAACAGCTGCGGCTGCTGCACTAACGCGATAGCCGCCTTTTCCGTGTAAACAAAACCACGTGACCTAAAAACTACGGGAGCTCAGTGGAGTCAAAAGAGCTGATCCGCAAAACGATCCATggatctgtctgtgtttcagcttcgatattattaattttaaaaaaaaaaagccccacatttattttttaaaaagagtatTAGAAACTCAGACGGTTCAAGTTGGATTGATATCGTCTGTTGGTACGCTGTAAAAATAGTGACATCTAGCGACCAAAGAGCGTAAGTCCATGCAAACTTACTCAAAActcaaaactcaaaaaaaaaaagaaaaaaaaagcattatttaTACAGACCATGCACCTGAAACAGAAAGATCAGATCCACCCACTGTTACAAATCCATACCTAATCCATTTTTGGGGTAAGATTTGTCACAAATAAATAACCAGTAAGAAGAAGGTACCTGTTTTGTTGCAGAGAAACATGTTTGAGCTCAGCTACCACAAGGACTGATGGAAATCATTCCTACCTCAAGCAAAAACTCTATAATGAAACACACCTTTCCAGCAGAATCGTCTTTTATTCAATTTGCACTGCTTACAACACGTTAACGCTCATAATTAAGCTATTTTATTATGTGTAAATATTCTGGCTGCTGTGACGCAGGAATTTGACACCTGGGCAACTTTAACTTGCCATATCTTGTTTAAATTGTAGCCTTCATAGTACTGTTTAACGTTGGAGAATAATTTAACAAACTGCACCTTAAATGGAGCAcctaatttttaattattttctcaTGTCGAGTTTATATTTTTCTACCTGCATATTTTATAACCTCCAATTCCCTGTTAATATTAGATTAGTACACAGCTTATAAAACGGGACAGGATGCTCGGTGATAACTTCCACTGTTGTCCACTAGAGGGCGACCGTCAATTGCAACTTTTTCTGTAAAGCTTTAAACATGGAGGGAGTTCAATCAGAATGAAGCCAAACAGAAATAAAGGTCCACGACAAAATAGTTATTTTAAACTTTATCGGCCATATTTCTAATTCTGTATGAATGCTAGGAAAAACGTAGCAATGATTTTGCCATAAATCAGAAACATGCGCTTTTCTTTTGTATAGTTACTGTCCAGCGTCTGTATCTGAAGAGTTTATCAGCCTTTCTCCTCGCACGTACAATGAGTGAAGGGCTGAAGTTGTTACAAAACAAGCTGGGAGACATCCCTCACATTCTTATAAGCCTCTGTTTTATTATCTGACCCCCGCAGCCGCCCCAGAGAAAATAGGGAAAATACAGAAAGTGTTTAAAAGGGGAATTCGGGCGCCCAGATGTCATATTAATTATTACACCCGGCTATGAGCGGAAAGCCCCTCGAGTAAAGTGAGCGCCCTCCCAGCCTCTGGACGACCAGCAGCAGCGGCGGCAGCAGCGGAGAAAGTCCTCACAATGCGCTAATTGGACTCTGGAAGCGCACTGACAGGGCATGGATAGGTTTCAGAAAGCCTGGGCATGCAGGGGGGTGCAGGGGGGACGCTGAATAGAACCCACGCCTCTTTTCTAAACTCGCTGAGCttaaggaagaggaggaggaggaagaggaggaggaagaaaaataagGGGAATAAAAagggagggaaagaaaagaaagtataGGTGGAgatggtgtatgtgtgtgtgttctcaatGCAAGCCTGATTCTGAATGCCACAGAAAAATTGAACAATTTATTACAATCCCCTCTAAAGGCGCGCGTGCACGGGAAGATAGAAATAAAGGGGAAGAGAAAGGGTGCCCTTGCACACATGGGGGGAAAAGGGGAAAGAAGTTCACGCGCAAAAGCGAACCGCAAAACAATCCTAATTTTGTTTAGTGGCATACTCGCACGTGTATGCGCAAAGACGTGCACagaccagaaagagagagagaggggaggggggagggggggttacagtttttctctttttcctgcgCCGAAAGACGTGTTTTATTGTTCTTCGCTTTTCAAAGCGACAATAATCGGTAGAGCACACCGCGTCCGCGCTACTGTAACCACTCCGGGTGTGTCAAATCGCACACAAAGCCTCCTCCGGGCGGTTCCTTTTCACCGGGCCCCTCCGGAGATTTGCGCCTCCTTGGTCCGCCTGTGCGGCTGATGATGTGCGCtaatcaaagtggaaaaattCGGCCCTCTGATGCACAATAGCCCCGCAAATGAGCGGCGCTCGGGCGCGTCTGTAGTGTTGACAGTAAAAAGGAGACCGCTGGAGCTGATTTACACGCAGAAACCCAAACAGGGAGGGATgcggagaaaagaaaaaaagaatatcaCATCTTTAATTCTTCTAATTCTGGATTATGAAGAGAATTTTTGGCCCTCAGACGTTTTATATTACAACCAAAAAactttggtgttttgtttttaactatttgtATCGCTCTCATCTCAGCTACTCTTCTTACTTTGGTTTCACCTGTTGAATTTTAAAACGTGATTTTTATCCACTAATACCTCTAAATACGGCACTCACCCCATCTTAATTTTAAATAACCCGAACTCACAAAGTCAGTGCGGACTTTGAGGTGATTTATGAAGCTCATACTGTGTCAAACCGATTATTAAATCATTACAGGTGCGCCAtacaaaatatctaaaaaaggTGAGCGATCTTCGGGGATGGAGAGAAATGGTAAGAGGAGAGCTGCAGTTTTCCCCTGCTGAAAACTTCCCTCTCTGTTGTTGTGCAGCACACCTTCTGACGCCCGAGatagatagaaagaaaaaaagaaaaaaaactctccaCTGACTGTTTGTTTAGTGCTTCAAGTGGCACGCGTCAGGCGCGCGTAACGCACCGGTACCGGGGCAGGAGCCCAAGGTGTATCCACGCGACCAGAGGGCGTGGCCAGTCCCTCATCCAAGCGTATTGAAAAGCAGTGGCGTCTTTCTTCGAtcactcagtgcagctttgaggAGCGCGCGAGGCAGCAGCCCAGCGGACTCCCCTCCTACTGAAGCAAGTGCGCGACAAGCGGCCACACCACGTGAACGGCACGAGCGGGACGCACCGCCCGGAGACTTGGTGATTCTTTATaacattgtgtgttttcttttttttctacccGGGGATGGACCTCACAGCCAAAATGGAAATTAAcgtcagccagcagcagctgatgccGCCCGCGTGTTTCTTTTCTGCCGCGACGGCGGCGCAGAGCATCCACTTGAGCCCCAGCGGCAGCAGCCAGAGCAGCGGGAAGTCGGCAACCAAGCAACCCAAGAGGCAGCGCTCCTCCTCCCCAGAACTGCTGCGGTGCAAGCGGAGGCTGAATTTCGCGGGTTTCGGCTACACTCTGCCGCAGCAGCAGCCGCACGCAGTGGCCCGGAGGAACGAGAGGGAGCGCAACCGCGTCAAACTGGTCAACAACGGCTTTGCCACGTTGCGGGAACACGTCCCTAACGGCGCCGCCAACAAGAAGATGAGCAAAGTGGAGACGCTGCGCTCTGCCGTGGAGTACATCCGCGctctccagcagctgctggacgaACACGACGCGGTAAGCGCGGCGTTTCAGTCCGGCGTCCTGTCGCCCAGCATGTCGCAGGGATACTCGGCAGACATGAACTCCATGGCAGGTTCACCTGTGTCCTCCTATTCATCCGACGAGGGTTCCTACGACCCTCTCAGTCCAGAAGAACAGGAACTGCTGGACTTCACCAACTGGTTCTGAGCATCTGTACAAGGTAAGGACAAACTTCATGTTGGTATCACACAGCATCATCAATAAACTCATGATAAACTCGTGGCTTAACTTTCCGTTTCTTCTTCCCCTCACAGAAATATGGATCAGCTCACTTTATTATTGTCCTGCGCTTGGGATGGTCccagaggaggaggctgggtgTCCTCAAGAACAAGATGCACTGTACACGCGTTTTGGTCCTCCCTGTCCACCTGACAGACACAACAAGGTCCTGAAACCTTATGGAACATCAGAGATCAGCGCCAAAGGATTAAAGGAAGACGGGTCTCCTGGCGGCGTGGGAATCCAAGCTTTCTGTGCATTTGCCcatgataaacaacaacaacaacaacaaaaaaaaaaaaaaaaacctaaagtGAATTGACGCTCTTAGGCAGCACATTAAAAACTTAATACGTCGTTCTTCTACTATGCCAAtccaatcacacagcagcagcaccaaccCTTTCTCTCAGACGCTGAATTCAAATGCTTCCAAGTCGCGGATTTATTCTATAAAATTCTATATCAAacgcttttttaaaatatattaagatATTTTTGTATGTAAGAGATTTATAGATGTTTTGTACACATccttttgtatatattttgtctATATATTGCGAAGTCGCTTCTATACCTCCTGCCTACGTAGACGTGTAGTCTATTATTCTCTGGCTCTTGTGCTCACGAGGTTTCCAGAGGGAGTTTCATACTCGGATGTTTTATCCTATAGCACCGATGTGTCTTATTTAATAGCAAAACCATGTTATTGCATTATGTCATGTCACAATGATCAAAATACTTATGCAGCTATTGTCCAAACAGAGTGCAATAGCCATGCATTGTCTCTTTATACTGCCAGCGCTATATCCTCTTCACATAAGCAGAAAATGAGAAGTCTTATAACCATATTTTCTACACTCTagtctaaaaataaaatgagatgcTACTGAATTACTGTCCATGTCTTATTTTTAAAGGGAGTGGGGGTTGGGGTGGACATTTGGTTACAGTTTTCCATAAATGGCCATAAAACGcaagataagaaaaaaatatatgccAACATAAATGGGAGGAAAACGGCACATTTTACGCACGAtatattttctctcttccttttctAAACTGAGCGACCAGTAGCTCATTAAAGTCTTCAGCTCCAGGTCTATTACCAGAGAGCTTTCACACTCAAGCGCTCCACTTTCTTTTGTAATACCAGGCAGCATCTGCAACCCAACAGATGCATTTTTCGCACAAGCAAAACGTGCGTAAAAGTTAACTTTGTCCTCGTTTTAAATCACTTGCACCCACATTTGAATCtgctggaaaataaaatattggtgTAACAATTCTGGTAAGAACGTGGCTTTAAAATTAACGAACCCCTGCACAAAAGAAGGGTCGAGGCAGCTTCTTATATGGTActgtgcaaacttttttttttttttttttaaagcgtcCGTGCGCACAAAGCGCCCTGAAGGTGGATCACCCAAGTTGTAGGATTATAATGACACTATTTCCCCAATTCAACTTACCCAGAGAAATATAATTAAAGAGAACACGCGTCTTCAAAATTAGCAGATGGACATGCCATGAGATTGTGAGGTAGAGCTCTGCTGTTTCTGCGCAACTAAGTTTGACAGGTATGGCAGAGGCTGCAGCCGGACGCGTGTCTGGTTTAATGAGTGAATGGGGTCTGGATGGTGGTCGAGTGGAGACACGGAGCTGAATTGGCTGATGGCGTGTGCCTCCTGACAGCAGCATGCCGCTGagcacaccaccaccaccacctgggaaggaagaaagaaaccGTCTGTGTGAGGCTCAAGTTAAAATATTCTACTCATGATTTTACCGCAGTGGCTGTTCATGTATTTAACTCCGCTTCTACATTAACAAATCACATTTAAGTGAAATTTAGGAAACCCTGGCGTTTATTGTAATATGTGGGTGCACAGAGGAGGGGGGCCTGAGAGGGAAGCAGAGGGTCCATTGTAAgtcacaaaaaaggaaaaataaaagagtTAAAATTATGTTATCACTGTGATCACAACAGCCTCCTtactcataaaaacataaatgattAGAAAGTTTAGGATTAACCTGTTGACAATACAATGTTTATACAATAATTATTAAAGACTTGCAGTAAATTGAATAGTGGAAAAAGACAGGTTTCCCCACAACACTGCAGGATGAGGACCTGGAACAGCTTAAAACAAACAGATgagtgtaaatatttttttcatatattcgAGAATATCTTTAAATCTAAACGAAagcaatttttttattataaactcATCAAAAAAGAGACAAAGGTTTAACTCCCACTCAAACCTCtatttttccccatttcttttattttacttcaaaacattttactgtgacctgtgatttaaaaaaagaagtcagattTGAGAAACAGTGTCTAATAAAAGATAATGTCAGAGATGCAGTGCAGCACATCAACAGCCTCCAGCCAAACGCCATCACATACATATCTACATATCAGATGGAGTTTAACAAGTAAACAGCTGTGAGCATTGGATTAATAAAGATCTCCAACACACTTCCTGAGTGAGAGGTCCTCAAACTTTGTCAGGAGCCGCAGTGGAGCATTAAGCCACTGATGGTCTCTAAGATTAATCCTggatcctttttatttttaaagttgatgaaaaaaaaaaacgtttccAAAGTGGGGCAAGGTCATAGACTGTATACATATATACCTGAACCAAGAGATCGAGCACACAAAGTcaccaggaaagtgtttactgaggtcacagatcaaGCAAGCCGAAGGCTGTTTTCCCTTTAGTCTTTTAGGTAAACTGGCTGCTAGGAGTCGCCCCCTACTGGCCAAGGAATGCAGGTAAAGGGCACTTTTGCATTGACTTCACTTTCTTTGCCGGATGTGCCAGAAGAAATTTATCTAAGCAGAGCTCCTGGAAGCAATCATCTGGGGTTCAAACTCCCCTCTACTGTTGCAGATGTCTCAATAACCCAAAGCTTTAGCTGTAAGcccattttcaaataaaaacagcttgTTCTCAAGACCGAAAATAAACATGTGTGGATAAATTTTAAGACTTTGGTGACTTTAACCTTCTCAAAGATGCTAACAGTAATAAAGCCTTACATGTATGAGTTGTGATTGACACATGATTAAGTGAaataaggcagaaaaaaaaagaagaggacacTGAAGACAGATAACAAAAACTGGCTAATTCttagtttttaattatttagttACAGTTATTTAGAAGGTTCAATGGACAGTACATACACTGTACCAGATATAACAATAAAAAGCTAATTTCCTCTAATCTATGGGGAGAAGACCCTAAAAATGAACCTTTCCACCATGACTGTCAGTACTGGCCACATTCACTGCTGCACAGCTCACCTGCAGCCACATTTTCAAACTAAGCAGAGTATGTATTTAAAGAGTCCCTATAAAAGCAGTTTTGAGTGTTTTCGCTGGTGACATATGCTGGTTACAGGATGTCCCCGGTCTAACAATGGTTTGCAGCCTGTCACAGCTCATTATGTTTTcctctgcagcagtctgtcaagCGTGCACAAGCGGCAGGAGAGCGCGGCCATATCTAATTGGCAAAGCTGAGGCAAAACAAAGGCTCAAACGACATTAGTTGAGTATCTCAATGAATATCAGTGTTGATTAGGTTGGACTGAACCggctctgctgctctgctgcattttcttcaattttttgttttcttttaataaagtgttttcttttaatgaagTTGAGTGCTGGAGTTTGAAACTAATGCATCCACAGAAGATTTCAGGACCACAGACAGCACTTTACAGCTCTGTGACACTCTCTACATGCCTCACAGAAATGAGAGAGGCCGGAAACAGAACATACTCAGCATATACACGACATAAAGGGCATACGCACAGGACGAGACTAGCAGCAATGGGACCACCTGAGACTGTGCAATGCCAATAAAATTCAGCAACTTGTAAAGATAAGAGGTGAAGTGAGCAGTGGAGGTTAAATGAATCTCAATTTTGAAGAAATGCAATTGTACTGACTGCCAAAGCGTTTACACTTTGGCAGTCAGATAAAATGCAGATAAACgttttaaaaaaggcaaaatcTTTGTCAGTAGATGGTTTCAGGACTGTATTTTTACCGTGTTGCTTCTCAAACATGGGTTATTCACTaattaggcaaaaaaaaaagggtcaacAAATATTTTGGGTCCCAAACATTTTGGATTGCCTGTATTCAGCATATTCATATATGTGTTTACACAGCtgttgaggtgactgtttcaAAATGATACGACAGAAAACCATAACATCATTCAAAGGGATCATCAGTCTGTTTATTAAGTTATATTTTACAGTGTGCCATAAAAATCCAGTATAGCATTATTCTGTAAAATTATTATTGGAAGATCTAATATATAATCCTGATCTAGTCCTTTAACCATAGTacttatttataattttatatagacacaataaatgcattatttttaatcatatcagcatatttaaatgatttaagaGCTATCAAGCTTGCTAACACACAGCAAACTTGCTAGTTCATTAATTTAGCTTGGAGCTAGCAGGAAAACTTTAGAGCCGACTTAATAAATATTCTGATATCTTTCTCAATATTTTACCACAAATTATAGCGTTATTTTTGTTATATCATATTTAAATTAATCTAGAGCAAGCTAACACTAAAGTGATGAGCTCATCAGCTTTGCTTGGAGTTAGCAGGAAAATCTTACCGCCTATTTAATAATTGCTATAAGTGATATCTTTGTCCATACTttctaaaataaactttttagaTCATTAGCTTAGCTTGGAGCTAACAGGAAAACTTTAGCATCTGTCTAATTATAATTGATGTCTTTTTTCATACTTTACTATAAATTGAAGCTTTATTTTTGCTATatcatatttaaattatttaacagCTAGCAAGCTTTTTAATTTATAGTAAACTTGATAGTGCATTAGTTTAGTTTGGCAGTAGCGGGAAAACTTTAAGCACCTGTCTAATAATAAAACCTCtatattttaatacaaattatagctttattatcattatttctaaataattttctttttttgtttatcatTTCTTTTGTATAAAAGAGGGAATAAATGTGCATTTTctataaaacaaattaaattcaaatgtGAGCTATTATGACTTCTTCCACTTTTGACTCACTCTTGCTGGTTTTTAATAGTAAATTAAAAGGTTACACTTTGAAGAGAAAAGTTAAGATCGTTAAAAAGAAATACTTTTAAAGTCTACACTGCCTAATCTGCTCGTTTTCCTGTTTATCACATGCCGTCATTTCACACAAGCAGAGGTGGCTCTGTTGATATGTCCTCCACAAGGTGCACTGactgaggtcaaaggttactGGAGTCATTGAGAGGGTTGGAAATCACCGACTTGTGAATGAGCATGAAAAGGGGCAGGTAGGCCAGGAAGTCCAGCAGGTCCAGAGGGGGAATGTGCTGCAGCTCTAGCCTGACGGCCACCTCCTGCTCCAAATGGATACCACCAGCcttcagctccagcagcagctgctcgGCACTGATGAGGCCCTTTTGAACGCCTGCGTCGGCCTGCTGGTCCTccaggaggaacaggaaaagTTGCTGCAGGAT encodes:
- the ascl1a gene encoding achaete-scute homolog 1a, whose amino-acid sequence is MDLTAKMEINVSQQQLMPPACFFSAATAAQSIHLSPSGSSQSSGKSATKQPKRQRSSSPELLRCKRRLNFAGFGYTLPQQQPHAVARRNERERNRVKLVNNGFATLREHVPNGAANKKMSKVETLRSAVEYIRALQQLLDEHDAVSAAFQSGVLSPSMSQGYSADMNSMAGSPVSSYSSDEGSYDPLSPEEQELLDFTNWF